In Triticum urartu cultivar G1812 chromosome 6, Tu2.1, whole genome shotgun sequence, the following proteins share a genomic window:
- the LOC125516445 gene encoding putative B3 domain-containing protein At5g66980, producing the protein MAGLEGFEFFKIVIEKSCSSQRLPDKFAKMLAGREPHKVKLREAGSGLHRLWEVLVVFDGEGHMYLGPGWEHFARAHELQLGYFLVFRYDGDAMFTMKMFDNTMCRMYYQHDDDASNGSSSRDDEEQSRDHDEERSGDDEQSGDDEEQPILADDEHAMVVADDDPAMVVADDDLAMVVADDDLAMVVADDDLAMVVADSEEPLTEYEKVRARNIMRNNRMFQSLGIGAIASMIRKTNGVQEGRSDEFQEGSGVINDDPEYNPKEDEVIDGEEVDDVVVNKIVKAS; encoded by the exons ATGGCTGGCTTGGAAGGTTTTGAGTTCTTCAAGATCGTAATTGAGAAATCTTGCAGTAGCCAG aggctgcctgacaAGTTTGCGAAGATGCTCGCCGGCCGTGAGCCCCACAAAGTGAAGCTGCGGGAGGCCGGCAGCGGGCTTCACAGGCTGTGGGAAGTGTTGGTGGTGTTTGATGGTGAAGGCCACATGTACCTAGGGCCCGGCTGGGAGCATTTCGCCCGCGCCCATGAGCTACAGCTCGGGTACTTCCTTGTCTTCCGCTACGACGGCGACGCCATGTTCACCATGAAGATGTTCGACAACACCATGTGCCGCATGTACTACCAGCACGACGACGATGCCA gcaatgggagcagcagcaggGATGACGAGGAGCAGAGCAGGGATCACGATGAGGAGCGGAGCGGGGATGACGAGCAGAGCGGGGATGACGAGGAGCAGCCTATTCTGGCTGATGACGAACAtgctatggtggtggctgacGATGACCCTGCTATGGTGGTGGCGGATGACGACCTTGCTATGGTGGTGGCGGACGACGACCTCGCTATGGTGGTGGCGGACGACgacctcgcgatggtggtggcgGACAGCG AAGAGCCTCTCACCGAGTACGAGAAGGTTAGGGCTAGAAATATCATGAGGAACAATCGGATGTTCCAGTCCCTTGGCATCGGTGCAATAGCGTCGATGATTAGGAAAACTAATGGTGTACAAGAAGGTAGAAGTGATGAGTTTCAAGAGGGTAGTGGAGTTATCAATGATGACCCAGAGTACAATCCTAAGGAGGATGAAGTTATTGATGGAGAGGAAGTGGATGATGTTGTAGTCAACAAGATTGTTAAG GCAAGTTGA